One part of the Leptolyngbyaceae cyanobacterium genome encodes these proteins:
- a CDS encoding PAS domain-containing protein — MNDPSIPKNPSVEEVNALHQRLLKLEQSNHQYRQQIEQLTEQLTEERKARQLAEERWQLSLTSAEMVAWDMNLITDRVVCTPNALEVWGIQEGSGEDFFAVIHPDDRQGVIQAAKRAIAGETNYVREYRAIGPDGTIRWLNSRGRVYHDENGRGIRMIGLSVDVTERKQAEIALRESEEHLRAANERFQLAAKAVNSVIYDWHLEIDRIERTDGLTKLLGYSLEEIEPTAQWWRDRIHPDDLQPMLARALAALTKNDYFTAEYRIRNQSNQYIYVLDRGLVVARDARGNPLRIVGSTTDISDRKRVEDELRGSEQQLLLAQQAGKIGTWQWNLFTNEISWSNAIWTLLGLEPNSIALNPEFFINFIHPDDRERALKGVEVALALGDDYQDEFRVIRHDGTIRWLLSKGRVTRRRDGKPELLMGVNVDITDRKQAEAALAESNQTLQAIVQACPLAIMGLRADGTVRIWNPAAERIFGWSQQEAIGKFLPAIPEHKRSEFLDNLALTIQCQGLVGVETQRQKKGNVLFDVELWSAPVDETLAGISCLSVVADISERKRIEQERKQAEESLRQSEERYRYLVETIPQLVWTADAEGLPIDVNQRWSTFTGLTLAQARTEGWPAVVHPDDLAIWGENWTIARRNGTYYQAEARMRRSDGAYRWHLHQAIPLKNERGQPIKWFGTATDIEDQKQLEQQRIHLLQQEQVAREQAETANRIKDEFLAVLSHELRTPLNPIQGWARLLRTHKLDAKATDRALETIERNAKLQAQLIEDLLDVSRILQGKLKLDARPVKLSTTIEAALETVRLSAEAKNIEIQTVLNSQLGQVSGDANRLQQIVWNLLSNAIKFTPPGGRVEVRLESCQFSVIGSQLEDPTQNSLDKRLLPPAPPQELALLNTPNSRSYAQIQVSDTGQGISPDFLPHVFEYFRQADSSTTRQFGGLGLGLAIVRHLVELHGGTVKAESPGLGMGATFTVQLPLTIAIATSEPEVLPTRGIKNLKGISILIADDEADMRDLIRFILEQQGAKVTVTASATEALQRLAESMPDVLIGDIGMPEMDGYALMRQIRASLSASGQVMPAIALTAYAGDIDRRRAIEAGFQIHLAKPIEAEQLVKTVARLVARKFEHS, encoded by the coding sequence ATGAACGACCCCAGCATCCCTAAGAATCCTTCTGTTGAGGAGGTAAACGCGCTCCACCAACGCCTGCTAAAACTGGAGCAGTCTAACCATCAGTACCGACAACAAATCGAGCAATTGACCGAGCAACTTACCGAGGAAAGAAAGGCTCGACAGCTGGCGGAAGAACGTTGGCAACTCAGCCTTACCTCGGCTGAAATGGTGGCTTGGGATATGAATTTAATTACCGATCGCGTGGTTTGTACGCCCAATGCGTTGGAAGTTTGGGGCATTCAAGAAGGGTCTGGGGAAGACTTTTTTGCCGTCATTCATCCCGACGATCGCCAGGGGGTAATTCAGGCAGCAAAGCGAGCCATTGCCGGAGAAACTAACTACGTTCGGGAATACCGGGCGATCGGGCCAGATGGGACGATCCGTTGGCTGAATAGTCGGGGGCGAGTTTACCATGACGAAAACGGAAGGGGCATTCGGATGATCGGGCTGTCGGTTGACGTAACAGAGCGCAAACAAGCTGAAATCGCACTGCGCGAGAGCGAAGAGCATTTAAGAGCAGCTAACGAACGCTTTCAACTGGCAGCCAAGGCAGTTAACAGCGTGATTTACGATTGGCATCTGGAAATCGATCGAATTGAAAGAACCGATGGATTGACCAAACTGTTGGGCTACTCCTTAGAAGAAATCGAACCGACGGCGCAGTGGTGGCGCGATCGCATTCATCCCGATGATTTACAACCAATGCTCGCTCGAGCATTGGCTGCATTGACCAAAAACGATTACTTTACAGCCGAATATCGAATCCGCAATCAATCCAATCAATATATTTACGTACTGGATCGGGGTTTAGTGGTAGCGCGGGATGCCCGGGGAAATCCGCTCCGCATCGTTGGCAGTACCACTGACATTAGCGATCGCAAACGAGTAGAAGATGAACTGCGCGGCAGCGAACAGCAATTGCTACTCGCCCAACAAGCAGGCAAAATCGGCACTTGGCAATGGAATTTGTTCACTAACGAAATATCTTGGTCAAATGCTATTTGGACGCTGTTGGGGCTTGAGCCAAACAGTATCGCTCTTAATCCGGAGTTTTTCATCAATTTCATTCACCCGGACGATCGAGAGCGAGCCTTAAAAGGAGTGGAAGTTGCCTTGGCTCTAGGGGACGACTATCAGGACGAATTCCGCGTAATTCGACACGATGGAACGATCCGTTGGTTGCTATCGAAAGGACGAGTTACCCGGAGGCGGGATGGTAAACCAGAACTGCTCATGGGCGTCAACGTTGACATTACCGATCGCAAACAAGCAGAAGCCGCTCTCGCCGAAAGCAATCAAACCTTACAAGCGATCGTTCAAGCCTGTCCCCTAGCAATTATGGGTTTGCGTGCCGATGGGACGGTGCGAATTTGGAACCCTGCCGCTGAAAGGATTTTTGGTTGGAGCCAGCAGGAAGCGATCGGCAAATTTCTCCCCGCCATTCCCGAACACAAACGCAGCGAATTCCTCGACAATTTAGCTCTCACCATACAATGTCAAGGTTTAGTCGGCGTAGAAACCCAACGTCAAAAAAAAGGAAACGTTCTGTTCGATGTGGAATTGTGGTCGGCTCCGGTAGATGAAACCCTAGCAGGAATCAGTTGTTTATCCGTCGTTGCAGATATCAGCGAACGCAAGCGCATCGAACAAGAACGCAAACAGGCAGAAGAATCGTTGCGTCAGAGCGAAGAACGCTATCGATATCTAGTCGAGACCATACCTCAATTAGTCTGGACAGCCGATGCAGAAGGATTACCGATCGATGTTAACCAACGCTGGTCTACCTTCACCGGACTCACCTTGGCACAAGCGCGAACGGAAGGCTGGCCAGCCGTCGTTCATCCCGACGATCTGGCCATCTGGGGTGAAAATTGGACGATCGCGCGACGAAACGGCACTTATTATCAAGCAGAAGCCAGAATGCGGCGATCGGATGGTGCGTATCGCTGGCATCTACATCAAGCTATACCGTTAAAAAACGAGCGCGGTCAACCGATCAAATGGTTTGGCACGGCGACGGATATAGAAGACCAGAAACAACTCGAACAGCAACGCATTCACCTGCTGCAACAAGAACAAGTGGCGCGAGAACAGGCAGAAACGGCAAACCGAATAAAAGACGAATTTCTGGCCGTGCTGTCTCACGAATTAAGAACGCCCCTCAATCCCATCCAAGGCTGGGCAAGGCTTTTACGCACTCACAAGCTAGACGCGAAAGCCACCGATCGCGCTCTCGAAACCATCGAACGCAATGCCAAACTGCAAGCTCAATTAATTGAAGACCTGCTGGATGTCTCCCGCATCCTGCAAGGAAAACTGAAATTAGATGCCCGTCCGGTTAAATTATCAACGACGATCGAAGCCGCCCTGGAAACGGTGCGTCTGTCAGCAGAAGCAAAAAACATTGAGATTCAAACAGTATTAAATTCTCAACTCGGACAGGTCAGTGGAGATGCCAATCGCCTACAGCAGATCGTATGGAATTTACTTTCCAATGCCATAAAATTTACACCGCCCGGTGGTCGAGTGGAAGTGCGCTTAGAAAGCTGCCAATTCTCGGTCATCGGTTCTCAGTTAGAAGATCCGACTCAAAATTCTTTAGATAAAAGGCTACTTCCTCCAGCGCCTCCCCAAGAGTTAGCCCTACTCAACACGCCAAACTCTCGAAGTTACGCGCAAATCCAAGTCAGCGATACCGGACAAGGCATCAGTCCCGATTTCCTACCCCACGTATTTGAATATTTTCGCCAAGCCGATAGCAGCACGACCCGTCAGTTTGGCGGATTGGGATTGGGGTTGGCGATCGTCCGCCATCTGGTGGAACTGCACGGCGGTACGGTGAAAGCAGAAAGTCCCGGACTGGGGATGGGCGCTACCTTTACGGTTCAATTGCCTTTAACGATCGCGATCGCGACATCCGAGCCAGAAGTATTGCCAACTCGGGGTATCAAAAATTTGAAGGGCATCTCCATCCTGATCGCGGATGATGAAGCTGATATGCGCGATTTGATTCGTTTCATCCTGGAACAACAAGGAGCAAAGGTTACGGTAACGGCATCTGCCACCGAAGCATTACAACGCCTCGCCGAATCAATGCCGGATGTTTTGATCGGCGATATCGGGATGCCAGAAATGGATGGTTACGCCCTAATGCGTCAAATCCGCGCCTCTTTATCGGCATCCGGTCAAGTAATGCCGGCCATTGCTCTGACTGCCTATGCCGGAGATATCGATCGACGCCGAGCTATAGAAGCCGGTTTTCAAATTCATCTAGCTAAACCGATCGAAGCAGAACAATTGGTGAAAACCGTCGCACGATTGGTCGCCCGAAAGTTCGAGCATTCTTAA